GCCGCTTCCCCGGAAGCTGGGAGAAAGCTGGTCATTGGGACGCATGAGGCGCCTCCGTTTGCAATGAAGTCTGGCGACGGCAGGTGGAGCGGCCTCAGCATTGAGCTGTGGCAGGAGGTGGCGGCGAAACTCGGCCTCGACTACGAATGGCGGGAGCTGGAGGACCCCGAGGCGCTGGTGGGTGAAGTGGAGGCCGGCAGGGTCGACGCCTCCGTGGCGGCGATCACAGTGACGGCGGAGCGCGCGGAGAAAGTCGATTTCACCCAGCCGTATTTCAATGCCGGTCTGGGCATTGTCGTGCCTGCCAAGCGTGAGAGCGGCTGGCTCGGGACGGCGCGCGCATTCCTCTCGCTGAGTTTCCTGAAGGTTGTCGGTGCTCTGACGCTGGTGCTGCTCGGGGCCGGATTTGGCGTCTGGATTTTTGAGCGTCGCCGAAACTCGGGAGACTTTGGGGGAACGGCCGCGCAGGGGCTGGGCTCCGCCTTCTGGTGGGCCGCCGTGACGATGACGACCGTGGGTTACGGCGACAAGGCCCCGCGAACGCTTGGCGGCCGCTTGATCGCGCTCGTCTGGATGTTTACGAGCGTGATCATCATCTCGACATTCACGGCGCAGATCACGTCGTCGCTGACCCTGAACCGGCTTTCCAGCGCAGTGCACGGTCCGGCCGATCTGCCGCGCATCGTTGTGGCGACGGTCGGGGAGTCGGCGGCGAACGAGTACCTCAACGAAAACCACGTGCGCACGGTTGACGCGAGCAGTGTCGAGCGCATGCTTGCCGCGATTTCGGAGGGAACCGCCCAGGCCGGCGTCTATGATGCGCCCATCCTGCAGTATCTGCTGCTCAGCCATCCCTCGCTGCAATTGCTCCCAGGAACGTTCGAACATCGCGGTTATGCGATCGCGCTGCCACAGCAGAGTCCCTTGCGGAAGCGCATCGATATCGCCTTGCTTGAAGTGATACAGGGCGCGGCATGGAAGGCGCGTTTGAAGCGGACGCTTGGCACGCCGCTGTGATGGCTGGAGAGTCCGCTGGAGGCTTGGAGCTGCGCAACGATCAGCGACGCGACGGGGCGTGGGCCGGTCAAGTCAGGAACCATCCCGCGAGCACAGCGGCCAGGATCAGGCGATAGACAGCAAAAAGGGCGAGGCCATGGCGGGCCAGGTAGCGCACGAGAAAACGCACGGCGAGCGCGGAGGATGCTGTTGCAACAGCGGTGCCCAGGACGAGCGGTGGCCAGCCAAAGACCTCGACCATGGCGGGACCGGCCTGAAAACCCTTGTAGACGGCTGCACCTGCAAGCGTAGGAAGGCCCACCAGGAAACTGAATTCGGCGGCCCGCGCCGGGGTGAGTCCGCAGAAGTATCCACCCACCATTGTGACCATTGAACGGCTCGTGCCCGGCCAGAGCGCCAGGCATTGCATCAGGCCGATGCCGAGGGCCTCAAGGCTGGTGAGATCGTGAGGCTCCTTTCGGCTGTCTGTGGCGTGTGCGGACGAGCGGCGCCAGCGTTCGGCGAAAAACATCAGGACCGCACCGCTGATCAACGCCGCCACAACGGCGCCGATGGAAAAAAGGTGCCGGTCGATCCAACTTCCGAGATAGAAACCCGCGGCGGCCACGGGCGCGAACGCGAGGATCACATTGCGAAGCAGGCGGATGCCCGGGCCATTCCGCCCGAGCATGCCGAACAGCATGCCGAGGATTTTTTCCCAATAGAGCAGAACCACCGCAGCGATCGCTCCGACCTGAATCACAACGATGAAAGTGTCGGCGGCGAGCTTCTGGGTCAGAGGCTCCCCCGATGGGTTTTTCGACGAAGGACGCTTGTACCATCGAATCCCGCCGCTGGCGTCCCTCAGAGGCTCCTGCCCCTCAAGTCCAAGGCAGTGGTTGGCGATGATGAGATGTCCCGTCGATGAGATGGGGAGAAATTCGGTCATGCCTTCCACCAGGCCCAAAATCACGGCATCGCGGGCGCGGAGATGCGTGTCCTTGGGCGCGGCCAAGGGGGAGGCGGCTCGCTCCATGGAATCCGTGGGAATGACGGGGATCACCGGCTCGGGGCCCTGCGCCCAGATTGACACACCTAGGACACAGGAAACGAGGGCGGCTGGGAGAATGCGCACCTGGCTTGGTTTTCAGCTTTGGGCGGAGGTAGCAAATTTATTTGCCGAGCGGGTTCCTCGTCGACTCTCTCGCTGCACATGGCGCTCGAAGTCCTCACTCGCAAACTTGTTGCCGGAAATGAACTGTTGCCGGCGGAGGTGGATCTGGCTGCGGCGTCATTGACGGAGGATGTCGTTCCGGAAGCGGACAAGGTGGAGTTTCTCGCGGCGCTTTCCCGGAAAGGTGAAACGGCTGCGGAGGTGGCGGCGTTTGCGCGCAATTTTCGCGCTCGTGCCATCGATCCGGGCGTGGCGGCGTGGGCTGGCGGGGCGATCGATATTGTGGGAACGGGCGGCGATCACGCGGGCGGCTTCAATATCTCCAGCATGGTTGTGCTGGTCCTGGCTTCGGCCGGAGTGGTCGTCATGAAGCACGGCAATCGCGGCATCACCTCGAAATGCGGAAGCGCCGACTTGCTTTCCGGCCTGGGAGTCAGGCTGGATGCGTCGCCCGAGACCCTGCGCCGCGCGCTCGATGAGCTTGGGTATGTCTTCTTTTTTGCGCCCGGCTATCATCCCGCGTTCAAACACATCGCACCGGTGCGCCAGACGCTGGCCGCGCGGGGACTGAGAAGCGTCTTCAACATACTCGGCCCCCTGCTGAATCCGGGGCGGCCGGCGCACATTCTGCTTGGGGTGTTCTCGGAGGCCTGGGTGTCCACCCTTGCCGATGTGCTGGAGATCCTTGGCACGGAGGCGGGGCTCGCCGTCCACGGTGTCCTCGGTGAGGGGAGGGGGATAGACGAGCTCACCACCGCAAGTTCCAACCGCGTTCGCGGCGTGGGGCGGCTTCGTTCCATCGACGGTTGGTGGCAGCCGGATGAACTGGGGTTCGCACGATCGGAGTTCGACGGACTTCGCGGCGGGGATGTAACCGAGAATCTTGGCATCATCGATTCAATCCTCGCCGGGAGGGGACCTGCGGCGCTGGTGGACACCATCGTGCTCAACGCCGCCACCGCGCTGTGGATTGTCGGCCGGGTGCCGTCGATTCGTGACGGCACGGCCATTGCGCGTGACCTGCTGCTGGGTGGAGATGTGAGGCGGAAGATCTCCGCGACCCGTGAATTTTATCAGTCTTCATGAAGCGCATCTATTTTGGCACGGACGGAGTGCGTGGACCCTATGGGGGGCCGGTCATCAATGAGGCGTTCGCCACGAGGCTCGGCATTGCGGCTGGCCGTTGGGCGGGTGGCGTGGGAACCGCGTATGTCGGTCGCGACACCCGGGCCTCCGGTGCCTCGCTCGTGGAGGCCGTGGCGCGCGGCCTGCGGGCATCCGGACTCGACGTGATCTCATTGGGAGTGCTGCCGACCCCGGGGGTGGCGAGACGCGTGCGCGATCATGACGGGGTTCTGGGTGTGATGATCACGGCGTCGCACAATCCCGCCGGCGACAATGGCATCAAGTTTTTCGGTCGCAGGGGAATCAAGCTGTCCGATGCCGATGAGGCGTTGATTGAGGAGCACCTCCCGCCGGAGGGCCGGGCGGTTTCGGACAACGGACTTCTGCCGTCGAGCGATGGAGTCGCGGACTACATCACCGCGGTGACAGCGATGCTGCCGGCTGGTTCGCTCGCAGGATGGAGGATCGTGCTTGATACTGCGAACGGCTCCACGGTTTCGACGAGTCCCGTAGTACTGCGCGCTCTGGGAGCGGAAGTCGTTGGGATCGGCAATGCTCCCGATGGCTCGAACATCAACGCCGGCGTTGGCAGCGAGCATCCGGGCGCGCTTGTCCAGGCTGTGAAGTCGTGTGGCGCCTGGCTTGGCATCGCGCATGACGGCGATGGGGACCGTTGCGTGGTCTGCGACGAAACGGGCGATGTGCTCGACGGCGACGAACTGCTCACGATTCTGGCGACGCACGCGCTGTCGAAGGGAGCCCTGCCGAACTGCGAAATGGTGATCACCGTGCAGAGCAACATGGGCGTTGATGCCGCGATCCGTGCAGCTGGCGGCAAAGTGGCCCGGACAAGCGTGGGCGATCGCTATGTCGTGGAGCGCATGCTGGCGGACGGTGCGCTGCTTGGGGGTGAGTCCAGCGGCCATGTCGTGTGCGCCGATGTCTCCCCATCAGGCGACGGCCTTGTCGCCGCCATGCGTGTGCTCGCGGTGATGCGTGACACGGGGCGGCCGCTCTCGGAGCTTCGCAGGGTTCTCAAGAAGTTTCCGCAGGGCACGCGCAATCTTGTTGTTGCGGAAAAGCGGCCCTTGGAAACATGTCCCACGCTTTCCTCCGCAGCGGCACAACTGGAGTCCGAGCTTGGAGAAAGCGGCCGGGTGCTGGTGCGCTATTCGGGCACCGAACCCAAGCTCCGCCTTCTGGTCGAGGCGTCGGATGACTCCGTGGTAACAAAGGGGCTGGACCGGCTCGAAGCGGCGGCGCGTCATGACCTGAAAGTCATTTAGCCGATCTGCGTGCGCTCGGTTGCGCGCGCATGGCCGCCGTGTACGCTGTCACGAAACATGATCGAGGGCATACAACTCAAGATTTGCGGTCTCACCTCGCTCGTGGACGCCTGCCATGCCGATCATGCGGGCGCGGACTATCTCGGATTCATTCTCTATCCCAAGTCACCGCGCTGCGTGTCGCTGCCCCAGTTTGCCGCAATGAGGGGGCGGTTGCCGGACGGCCGGCGAACAGTGGCGGTGATGGTTGAGCCGGCGGATGCGGATCTGGCCTCGGCCATGGCGGAGGGATTCGATCGCGTTCAAATCCACTTTCGCGCCGATCATCCCCTTGATCGCCTTGAAGCCTGGAGCGGGCGGGTCGGACCGGAAAGGTTGTGGCTGGCTCCCAAACTCCCTCCGGCGATTGATGTTGCGGACGCCTGGCTGCCGCTTGCCGACACGTTTCTCCTCGATTCCTATGACGAGAGCCAGTTTGGAGGATCTGGAAGGGCGGGAGACTGGGCGAAGTTTCGACGGCATCAGATGCGCCACGGTCAGAAGACGTGGATCCTCGCCGGAGGCATCGGTCCGGGGAATGTGGCCGCCGCGCTCGAGGCGTCTGGCGCACGGGTGGTCGACATGAACAGCGGGGTGGAGGTCTCCCCCGGAATCAAGGATCACGCAAAGATCGACCGTGCGGCGCTGGCCATCCGGAGCGCGCGCCGTTCCAAAACAAGGTAGGTTCGGCGGGTGGTCCGAGACTGATGCTGCGAAACTGGCAGGGCGGCGGCGTGAGCGGGGTGGAGATTGACAATGGCAGGCTGCCGAACTGACGCTGCACGCATGTTGCGATCCCCACCTGGCCATTGGCGTCGTCTGCTGCTTGTCTTGTGCATGGTTGCGACAGCGGCCGGGCAGGGCGCCGCCAGGGCGACTTCCACAAGCGGAACACTGCTTGTCGCAAACAAGGGCACTCGGAGTCTTTCGGTGGTTGATGTTGCGAAGGGCGGACAGATCGCCGCAATTGCGGAGGACGCCGTGACCGGGCATGAAGTGATAGCTTCACCGGACGGGCGATTCGCTTATGTTCCGATCTTTGGCAATTCCGGCGTGGGCAAGCCGGGGACGGACGGTCAGTTGATCCGCGTGATGGACCTGACTCGAAACGAGATCGCGGCGACGATCGACTTTGGGCGCGGTGTTCGTCCGCATTGCGCGCAGATTCATCCGAAGACGGGGCTGCTCTATGTGACCACCGAGATTGAAAACTCCGTCACCCTCATCGATCCGAAGTCGCTTGAAATCATCGGATCCATCCCCACGGGCCATCCCGAATCGCACATGCTGGCGATCTCGCATGACGGGAGGCGTGGCTACACGGCGAACGTGGGGTCCGGAACGATTTCGGTCCTCGATCTTGAGAAGCGCTCGCTTGTCACGACGATTCAGGCAGCAGCCCGTGTTCAGCGGGTGACTGTTTCACCGGATGACCGGTGGGTCGTGACGGCGGACCAGACCAAGCTCAGGCTCGTTGTCATTGACGCAAAGACCAGCGCCGTCAGCGCATCGATCCCGCTGCCAGGCCTGGGGTACGGCACGGCGTTCACCCGCGATGGCCGGTGGCTTCTGGTTGCCCTCCCGTCGCTGAAACAGCTTGGCTTCATCGACTGGGCGAACCGGCGTGTCGTTGCGACGGTCGACGTTCCCAAGGCGCCTCAGAGCGTCCTGCTTGAACCCGGGGATGCGCGGGCGTTCGTGTCGTGCGACTCCAGCGCCCAGATAGCGGTCGTCGATGTGGCGCGGCGTGTCGTTGAAAAGTTGATACCCGTCGGCGCCGGTGCGGACGGTCTGGCCTGGGCGGTCACGCCTGTCCCGTGACTGTGCTTCCGGTCGGCGCTGGCCGCACGCAGCCATCGCGAATGCATCCGGTCAGTCCACCAGCGAATCTCCCAGGATCGACGCGTCCGCCAGTCCTTCAATGGGCACTGGCTTTGGAAGAATCTTCAGGTCGACGAGCAGGTCGATTTGCTCCCGCATGCGCCTGCGGCTGAGCTGACCGACCGCCTCGCCGCGCTCGGAATGGCCGGCGACAAGGTGATGTTCCCGGAGCGAATCCCGGCCAAAGACAAGAAAGTCGCGCGGCATTTGCGTGTTGCGTGATGTGATGAGATCGAACGCCGGAGTGGGGTCGCCGCTGATGAAGTCAGTCCAGCCGCGATTGGAAGCCGCAACGAAGACCCTGAGCGCAGCCGCATTTTCCCGGGCGAAGCGCCGCGTGGTCATGTACACCCGGTAGGGATCGAAGCCCGAATCCGAGATCAGCAGAGTCCGGGATGCGGCGCCATGCCTGCTCGCATAGTACGGCTCATTCGTGATGAAGCACTGCTGGATGAAATCCGGGTCGGCCATGAATCGCGCAATGCCGAAGTTCGAGGGGATGATGGAAAAATCGATCCGGTAGCGCGCCTTGAGGAAGGCGATCCATGCCGAACCGGGAACCGCCATGATGGTTTTCCCATTGAGATCCTCGAATTTGGAGGCGGGATTTTTCTCATGCATGAGGATCGCCTGGGGATCGTGTTGAAAGGTGACACCGATCATCACGAAGGGCTTTCCATCCTCGATGAAAAGGGCGACATCGTCGCTGCGACTCATGCCCACGTCCGCGGTGCCGGCGATCATTCTCTGCGCAACCGTCACACCAGGCCCGCCGCTGATGATGTCCACATCGAGCCCCG
Above is a genomic segment from Opitutaceae bacterium containing:
- a CDS encoding ABC transporter substrate-binding protein; this encodes MTFNRTLILTSVFVLALLAGCRRPERPHGSTHSPESPVKIRFQTDWYPQAEHGGFYQALAKGYYRDAGLDVDIISGGPGVTVAQRMIAGTADVGMSRSDDVALFIEDGKPFVMIGVTFQHDPQAILMHEKNPASKFEDLNGKTIMAVPGSAWIAFLKARYRIDFSIIPSNFGIARFMADPDFIQQCFITNEPYYASRHGAASRTLLISDSGFDPYRVYMTTRRFARENAAALRVFVAASNRGWTDFISGDPTPAFDLITSRNTQMPRDFLVFGRDSLREHHLVAGHSERGEAVGQLSRRRMREQIDLLVDLKILPKPVPIEGLADASILGDSLVD
- a CDS encoding beta-propeller fold lactonase family protein; translation: MLRSPPGHWRRLLLVLCMVATAAGQGAARATSTSGTLLVANKGTRSLSVVDVAKGGQIAAIAEDAVTGHEVIASPDGRFAYVPIFGNSGVGKPGTDGQLIRVMDLTRNEIAATIDFGRGVRPHCAQIHPKTGLLYVTTEIENSVTLIDPKSLEIIGSIPTGHPESHMLAISHDGRRGYTANVGSGTISVLDLEKRSLVTTIQAAARVQRVTVSPDDRWVVTADQTKLRLVVIDAKTSAVSASIPLPGLGYGTAFTRDGRWLLVALPSLKQLGFIDWANRRVVATVDVPKAPQSVLLEPGDARAFVSCDSSAQIAVVDVARRVVEKLIPVGAGADGLAWAVTPVP
- a CDS encoding phosphoglucosamine mutase; the protein is MKRIYFGTDGVRGPYGGPVINEAFATRLGIAAGRWAGGVGTAYVGRDTRASGASLVEAVARGLRASGLDVISLGVLPTPGVARRVRDHDGVLGVMITASHNPAGDNGIKFFGRRGIKLSDADEALIEEHLPPEGRAVSDNGLLPSSDGVADYITAVTAMLPAGSLAGWRIVLDTANGSTVSTSPVVLRALGAEVVGIGNAPDGSNINAGVGSEHPGALVQAVKSCGAWLGIAHDGDGDRCVVCDETGDVLDGDELLTILATHALSKGALPNCEMVITVQSNMGVDAAIRAAGGKVARTSVGDRYVVERMLADGALLGGESSGHVVCADVSPSGDGLVAAMRVLAVMRDTGRPLSELRRVLKKFPQGTRNLVVAEKRPLETCPTLSSAAAQLESELGESGRVLVRYSGTEPKLRLLVEASDDSVVTKGLDRLEAAARHDLKVI
- a CDS encoding transporter substrate-binding domain-containing protein; amino-acid sequence: MNPVLRLISLLLLAILAPSLNAASPEAGRKLVIGTHEAPPFAMKSGDGRWSGLSIELWQEVAAKLGLDYEWRELEDPEALVGEVEAGRVDASVAAITVTAERAEKVDFTQPYFNAGLGIVVPAKRESGWLGTARAFLSLSFLKVVGALTLVLLGAGFGVWIFERRRNSGDFGGTAAQGLGSAFWWAAVTMTTVGYGDKAPRTLGGRLIALVWMFTSVIIISTFTAQITSSLTLNRLSSAVHGPADLPRIVVATVGESAANEYLNENHVRTVDASSVERMLAAISEGTAQAGVYDAPILQYLLLSHPSLQLLPGTFEHRGYAIALPQQSPLRKRIDIALLEVIQGAAWKARLKRTLGTPL
- a CDS encoding undecaprenyl-diphosphate phosphatase, with product MERAASPLAAPKDTHLRARDAVILGLVEGMTEFLPISSTGHLIIANHCLGLEGQEPLRDASGGIRWYKRPSSKNPSGEPLTQKLAADTFIVVIQVGAIAAVVLLYWEKILGMLFGMLGRNGPGIRLLRNVILAFAPVAAAGFYLGSWIDRHLFSIGAVVAALISGAVLMFFAERWRRSSAHATDSRKEPHDLTSLEALGIGLMQCLALWPGTSRSMVTMVGGYFCGLTPARAAEFSFLVGLPTLAGAAVYKGFQAGPAMVEVFGWPPLVLGTAVATASSALAVRFLVRYLARHGLALFAVYRLILAAVLAGWFLT
- a CDS encoding phosphoribosylanthranilate isomerase; this encodes MIEGIQLKICGLTSLVDACHADHAGADYLGFILYPKSPRCVSLPQFAAMRGRLPDGRRTVAVMVEPADADLASAMAEGFDRVQIHFRADHPLDRLEAWSGRVGPERLWLAPKLPPAIDVADAWLPLADTFLLDSYDESQFGGSGRAGDWAKFRRHQMRHGQKTWILAGGIGPGNVAAALEASGARVVDMNSGVEVSPGIKDHAKIDRAALAIRSARRSKTR
- the trpD gene encoding anthranilate phosphoribosyltransferase, translating into MALEVLTRKLVAGNELLPAEVDLAAASLTEDVVPEADKVEFLAALSRKGETAAEVAAFARNFRARAIDPGVAAWAGGAIDIVGTGGDHAGGFNISSMVVLVLASAGVVVMKHGNRGITSKCGSADLLSGLGVRLDASPETLRRALDELGYVFFFAPGYHPAFKHIAPVRQTLAARGLRSVFNILGPLLNPGRPAHILLGVFSEAWVSTLADVLEILGTEAGLAVHGVLGEGRGIDELTTASSNRVRGVGRLRSIDGWWQPDELGFARSEFDGLRGGDVTENLGIIDSILAGRGPAALVDTIVLNAATALWIVGRVPSIRDGTAIARDLLLGGDVRRKISATREFYQSS